The DNA region AACAGTTATCTTAGTGCCATCAATGCAAAGAAATTAGATGTGTTAGAACAGGTGTTCCTTTTGAACCTACCCTATAGTGTTTAGTCTAGAAAGTCCTGTAAAAGTATGCATCTTAATTCCTAAGGGTAGCAGTAGACTTGTAGTTTCTGCAATGGTTGCTTATTATCTTAACCAAGGCAAGACTCTTTGTGGCCTTTTCCATGCATGTAGTTTCAAGTCTAAGACTATGATGATTACCAAAACTAATTTGTGTAAAATTTAATAGGCAAAGTCTAATCAATGCAGTGTGTAATTCGTTTCCTTGATTTCAACTTTCAGACGGTTGTGTGCTTTCCGTTTAGGGAAGGGGTTATTGAGTTAGGTACTACTGAACAGGTAAGTTTCCACCTtcatttaaacattaattaatttgactgTTTTGTTATCCTCCCCCATTCATTTAACCCTTTTTCTTTGTGTGAAGGTCCCAGAAGATTTGAGTGTCATTGAACTGATCAAAACTTCTTTCTTGAATAGTCTGCATGCCAATGTTCCCAATAAGTCAGTAGCTACATTGAAATCAAGGAACCAGGAAGGTCTTTCTTATGCAGCATTTGATCATAATGACTATAATGTTAAATCAATTCCAGAAGTTGGGTATGAAATAGCCAACACAACCTCTCCTGATGGTAGTTCAAATGCATTCCAAGCCAATCAACCGCTAGATGAAACATTTATGATTGAAAGTATAACCAATGGCACTTCTCAAGTCCAAAACTGGCAAGTTATTGATGATGAATTGAGTAACTGTGTCCATAACTCCATGAATTCCAGCGACTGTATATCACAAACTTTTGCCTGCCCTGAGAATATTGCTTCTGCCCCCAAGTCTAACAACCCTTCTGATCCTTGTGCCCGAAATTTTCAAAAGTGCAACAACCCAAAAATGACCTTAGTGGATCCTCGAAGTGATGATTTGCACTATCAGAGAGTTCTTTCTACCCTTATAAAAAGTTCTGACCAGTTACTTATGGGAATGCATTTGCAAAAATTTCCTCAGGAATCAAGCTTTGTTAGTTGGAGGAAAGAACAGCCAATGGATTGCAAATGGCCAAGAGCAGGAACGTCACAAAAGTTATTGAAGAAAGTATTGTTTGAAGTTCCTCAAATGCACTTGGATGGGCTGCATGAGTCTCAAGAAGAGAATGACTATAAAGAGGGAATGAGAGTAGAGGCTGATGAAAACGGCATGAACCATGTTATGTCAGAAAGGAGGAGGAGAGCAAAACTAAATGAAAGGTTTTTAACCCTTAGGTCAATGGTCCCTTCAATCAGTAAGGTAATGTATAATTTAGTCatggaatttatttattttttgtcaagaCCAGTATCCTTCACAGAAAACAATTTTTGATCGAGCCAGGTAAGATCTTTATGGACAAAAAAGCTCTCTCTTGAAGTATTATCGACCATAGAGGTCCTACCTCTATGGCATTTTTGCTTGATTGTCACGGTTCAAATTAACCAAATATATAATGCCTGTAGGATGACAAAGTTTCAATACTAGATGATGCTATTGATTACCTTAAAAAGCTCGAGAGAAGGGTAAAAGAGTTGGAAGCTCACAGGGTGGTAACAGACATAGAGACTGGGACTAGAAGATCACCACAAGATACGGTGGAGAGGACTTCTGATcattattttaggaaaaataataatggcAAGAAACCAGGGATGAAAAAGAGGAAGGCTTGTGGTGTAGATGAGACAGAAAAAGAGATTAATTCAGATGCTTTAAAAGGAAGTTATGCTAATGATGTTACTGTGAGTACCAGTGACAATGAAATTGTGATCGAATTGAAGTGCCCCTCGAAAGCAGGAAGGCTGCTAGAAATTATGGAAGCAATCAACAGTTTCAATATAGATTTTAGTTCAGTTCAGTCAACAGAAGCTGATGGAAATCTTTATCTGACCATTAAATCTGTGGTGAGCATTTGGATATGCCTTTTTGGTTTTATACTTTTCTGCATTCAGCAGAACATAACTAACTATGGAATTATCGTTTCTTAAGCACCTAAATACCCTTTTGCCCTTTATCGAAAATTGATTATCCTTCTATTTGCAGCTCACAGGACCAAGTGTTGCAACAACCAAAAGAATCAAACAAGCACTCCAAAAATTGGCTTCCAAGTGCTGAATTTTTATCTATACCTTAAAAACCGTGGGGGGTGTTGAATCTAATTCATACCACTGCCGTGTGACATAGAGAGTCCATTAGAATGATGGAGTCACAACTCACTAGTGCAGCTCttggagattttttttctttgaagattTCTCATAAAAGGAAAATGTAGACTTTCActcatctttcggcaataccaTAACTCTTGGTGACGCAAGATATATGGACTTTGAATCACTTGTAAATGGGTAGGTAGGCTTAGTTGACTAGATTTATGTAATTAATGCCACTTGCTCCTATGGGAACACTAAGGTTGACCAATGACTAAATATTGACAGAGAGACgtacattattaattatgatAGAGCTGCGCGTAACgttgaaatagaaaatgaaccTACCTATATGATTTTCGTACACTACTAGCTACTAGTCGTATCTAAAATGAACAACTATTTTGATCATGAATCTATAACTCTGTATTTGTCCATCACAACGAATCTATAATTCCTGTGATCCAAGAAATGTATATAGATCCACAGATGCTCAACTTGTCTTTTAACTATTTTCTTAACAATTTGTTTTTTGATATTCTCCTCATTCTCTTCCCTCACCATTCTATCcccttaataataaaatattacaacGACAATTATCTCGACTTAGTCAAGATTTTCaacaaccaccccatttttaatttgttccCTAGACCCTAATAATACTTGGTCTCGGTCAAATTGAGTCTACAGTAGTATAATCCTCTTTCtgccttttatatttatattaagagATCAAAGCAGACAGCAGTGGTACATTGCTGGATTTTGACGGATGCACGCATAGAACAGATTATAAAATGGGGGGCGGGGCTGGCATTTGGTACTGTCAAGTTATAGTATCtggtcaaatatattttaagagtaAATCATCAATTTAGATTTGTTGCATGTttcattatcaaattaatttctcattactttaatttaatctaTTAAAGATTTTAccgttaaattaatttattga from Glycine soja cultivar W05 chromosome 8, ASM419377v2, whole genome shotgun sequence includes:
- the LOC114421017 gene encoding transcription factor EGL1-like, which gives rise to MVPENLKKQLALAVRSIHWSYAIFWTDSTTQPGVLSWGEGYYNGDIKTRKTSQGVELNSDQIGLQRSEQLRELFKSLKTVEVTPQTKRPSAAALSPEDLTDAEWYYLVCMSFIFNIGQGLPGRTLAKGQPIWLNNAHSSDCKIFSRSLLAKSASIETVVCFPFREGVIELGTTEQVPEDLSVIELIKTSFLNSLHANVPNKSVATLKSRNQEGLSYAAFDHNDYNVKSIPEVGYEIANTTSPDGSSNAFQANQPLDETFMIESITNGTSQVQNWQVIDDELSNCVHNSMNSSDCISQTFACPENIASAPKSNNPSDPCARNFQKCNNPKMTLVDPRSDDLHYQRVLSTLIKSSDQLLMGMHLQKFPQESSFVSWRKEQPMDCKWPRAGTSQKLLKKVLFEVPQMHLDGLHESQEENDYKEGMRVEADENGMNHVMSERRRRAKLNERFLTLRSMVPSISKDDKVSILDDAIDYLKKLERRVKELEAHRVVTDIETGTRRSPQDTVERTSDHYFRKNNNGKKPGMKKRKACGVDETEKEINSDALKGSYANDVTVSTSDNEIVIELKCPSKAGRLLEIMEAINSFNIDFSSVQSTEADGNLYLTIKSVLTGPSVATTKRIKQALQKLASKC